GGGCTGGCCTTGCCGATCATGGGCGTGAGTCTGGCGCTGTTTGTTGTGGTGGACTGGCTGCGCTGGCGAGCGGCAACCAGGGTGACGCTCGCCGAATCATCCGCTAAATAACCCTATGGCGTGCTGATCACCACTGCGACGCGGCGGTTTTCAGCGCGCCCTTGCGGGGTACTGTTGCTCGCAACCGGATATTTTTGACCTAACCCCCGCGTGGTGAGATTGCTGCGCGGGATATTTGCCCCCTTCGCCCAGGCATCGGCCACGGCATTGGCGCGTTTTAACGACAGCGCTTCGTTGTAGCTTTCTTCACCGTAGTTATCCGTGTGACCGTCCATTCGCGCGTGGTTCAGGCCGGTTTCCGCCAGGCGAGAGGCCATGGACTGGATCTGCGTTTCACTTTCCGGGCGCAGTCTGGCGTCATTTTTATCAAACAGGATGGTGTCCGACATGCCAAGTGACCAGTCACCGTTCAGTTCGTTAAAACCGTAAGACTTCATCGCCGAAATTTGCTCAGGAGTGAATTTGCCTTCCGGGGGCGACTGACAGCCTGCCAGAACCAGTGAGGCCAGAACTATCGGCGCGAAGTAACGTTTTAACATAGTGTATCCTTTCTAACTTGTTGTTTTCGTACGCTGGTTTTTCACCTGATACATGTTGCGGTCAGCCCTCTCCAGTAATGCTTCCACGGAAGCATTTTCCCACGCCAGAGCAAAGCCAATGCTGAGTGACATCGATGCTTTTTGTCCGTTATGAAGATCAAACGGACGGATAAACTGCTGCGATAGCGCAGCACAAATGTGTTGAACCTCGAGCTCAGAGTGTACGCCGTACAGCACCATAGCGAATTCGTCACCGCCAAGGCGGTATGCCTGGTGACGTTTGTCGCCAAACTCCATCATCCTGCTGGCGACTTCTATCAGCACGCAGTCACCTGCCGCGTGTCCCCAGGTGTCGTTAATAAACTTAAAATTATCACCGTCGAGGAAGAGCAGGGCCGAGTTTGTTTTGGCTGAAGGGTCGTTCATTAAGGCTGCAATGCTGTTACGAAACGCAGCGCGGTTGGCAAGACCGGTGAGCGGGTCGTGCATGGCGGTACGCAGCAGCTGGGCATTTTTCGCCTGAAGCTTCAGTTGCCACTCCTCCATCTCATCCAGAAGGCTGTTGAAGTCCTCACCAAACTGGTGAAACTCTTCGATACGGCCGTCTTTCACCCGGCGGGAGAAGTTGCGGTTAGTACGAACGTCATGCACGACGTCAGTGATGTTTTGCAGGGCCGTGACCATCCCATGGTGCAAAGACTGGGTAATGGTGAGCGCGACGACGGTTGCAAAGAGAATGCAGCCGGTCAGAACGGCAAACGACATCCAGATGAAATGGCCGATCAGACTGTCACGCGCGGTCAGGCG
This region of Enterobacter asburiae genomic DNA includes:
- a CDS encoding OmpA family protein: MLKRYFAPIVLASLVLAGCQSPPEGKFTPEQISAMKSYGFNELNGDWSLGMSDTILFDKNDARLRPESETQIQSMASRLAETGLNHARMDGHTDNYGEESYNEALSLKRANAVADAWAKGANIPRSNLTTRGLGQKYPVASNSTPQGRAENRRVAVVISTP
- the dgcN gene encoding diguanylate cyclase DgcN, giving the protein MDKDFTSTPRPTFKRTLRRNSMISVIITMTLIWLLLCFASVVTLKQYAQKNLELTGATMSHSLEASLVFNDSLAANETLAALGKQGQFAVAEVINAHKKRFAYWSWNPEDNNDTLGALVSRWLFPVPVAQPIMHNGATIGEIRLTARDSLIGHFIWMSFAVLTGCILFATVVALTITQSLHHGMVTALQNITDVVHDVRTNRNFSRRVKDGRIEEFHQFGEDFNSLLDEMEEWQLKLQAKNAQLLRTAMHDPLTGLANRAAFRNSIAALMNDPSAKTNSALLFLDGDNFKFINDTWGHAAGDCVLIEVASRMMEFGDKRHQAYRLGGDEFAMVLYGVHSELEVQHICAALSQQFIRPFDLHNGQKASMSLSIGFALAWENASVEALLERADRNMYQVKNQRTKTTS